The following nucleotide sequence is from Mesobacillus jeotgali.
CATTTATGGAGCGGGATCGGAAGTTATTATGAAGAGTGCTGACTGGTTCTCGATTGTGGGAAGCGGTTATGTAAAGTTCTTGCAAATGATCGTTATGCCGCTAGTATTTATATCGATTTTGGCTGCTTTCACAAAGCTTAAGCTGACCAGTAACATCGGTAAAATCAGTACATTGATTCTTGGGCTGCTGGTGGGTACAACTGCTGTTGCCGCAGCGGTCGGGATTGCTACTGCGGTTGGTTTCGACCTTGAAGCGGTACAGATCACGCAGGGCGAGGCAGAACAAGCACGTGCTGAGAAGCTGGAGGAAACGTATGGAGGAATTGAAGGGCGCACAATGCCACAGCAAATTCTTGATCTCTTGCCAGCCAATCCATTTCTTGACTTCACTGGGGCACGACCAACATCAACAATATCTGTCGTTATTTTCGCGGCATTCCTGGGAATTGCATACCTTGGAGTCAGGAGAAAGTCTCCTGACCAGGCAGAGCTTTTTGCCAAAATTGTCGATGCATTTTATGCGGTCATCATGAGGGTGGTCACGCTAATCCTGCGCCTGACTCCATATGGAGTTCTTGCAATCATGACAAAGACCGTTGCCTTAAGTGATTTCGACGCAATCTTAAAACTAGGTAAATTCGTAGCAGCTTCATATGTTGCGCTTGCAATCATGTTCATCATCCATTTACTGTTACTTACGATTGCTGGTTTGAATCCAGTCACATATGTTAAAAAAGCATTTCCGGTTCTCGCGTTCGCCTTCACATCAAGAACGAGTGCC
It contains:
- a CDS encoding L-cystine transporter, with protein sequence MLGIIFVLFYMQKKHVSFSKRVFIALGIGIVFGFALQFIYGAGSEVIMKSADWFSIVGSGYVKFLQMIVMPLVFISILAAFTKLKLTSNIGKISTLILGLLVGTTAVAAAVGIATAVGFDLEAVQITQGEAEQARAEKLEETYGGIEGRTMPQQILDLLPANPFLDFTGARPTSTISVVIFAAFLGIAYLGVRRKSPDQAELFAKIVDAFYAVIMRVVTLILRLTPYGVLAIMTKTVALSDFDAILKLGKFVAASYVALAIMFIIHLLLLTIAGLNPVTYVKKAFPVLAFAFTSRTSAGALPLNIKTQRSLGVPEGIANFAGSFGLSIGQNGCAGIYPAMLAVMIAPSVGVDPLTPSFIATVIAIVAISSFGVAGVGGGATFAALLVLSALNLPVALAGLLISIEPLIDMGRTAVNVSGSMTSGILTSRITKEIDSSTYTDMNQKIEAEA